The Merismopedia glauca CCAP 1448/3 DNA window GAACCAGAAAACTCAACTGGGTATGCATATGGTCAAAGCCAGAAAATTAACAAACAAAACGCTGATAAAGCCCGTCGCATTGCCAAGGGATTAGAATACGCTGAGAGGTTCAATCCATCTTATTTTATGGTGGTTGATGCTGATGATTGTGTCAATCGTCATTTGTCAGAGTTTGTCGAACAGCATCAAGACGTTGATGGTTGGTTGTTGAAAAAAGGCTATGTTTACCGAGAAGGTAGTAAGTTGTTATGGCTCAACCGCAAAACTTTTAATGAAGTTTGTGGAACATCCTTAATTATGAAATATAGCTGGCGTAACGCCCTTTTTCCTCGTCCCGACTTTTACAATCATCTTTTCAAGCAAATACCAGGAGCTAATGTCAAACAGTTACCATTTGTGGGTGCAATTTATAGCATTGGTAATGGAGAAAATATCTACATGGGTTCTCATACTCAAACAGCCATTAAAAAACAAGTTTTTCAAGGAGGAATATTAGTTTTTCTGCAAAAAGCCCTCAAATACCGATTATCATGGCTCACCAAATCACTTATTAATGATTTTTCTTTGTACACTGTAAGTGGTTAGTACAAGAAGGTCTGAATGAAGCACCCATCTCTTGGAACACGAAAGTTCTCTACAGTAAGAACTTCTGACTTCTGATGATGCGCTGCACGTAGACTTTGCTAACTGACTTTTGCAAAGCGTTACTCATTTTGCTTGCAACAAACCACATATAGTATTCCTTTGAGAGGTTCTTTCGGTAATTCATCAAGATGACTGCACATTTTCCCCTGGTTAATTTGGTAATTAGAACCAATAGCTATAATCTGTAAATTAACTGATGATAACATTTGAGCAAGTTCCGAAATTCTGAACCAATAGGCTTGAGGTCCCCCATCAATTAGTGAGTTAAAATTAAATTTATGACCTTCAATAGTGAGCCAAGGCAAATATTGAATTGAGCGATTAGATGTGCGTAATTTTCTCAAAATAGAGATATAAGATATATACAATCGATGAATCCAACTTCTCTTTCTTACATCAAGACTAACTACAGAAAACAAAGCTTTTCCTCCTGGTTGGAGAACACGAGATGCTTCTTGAAGGGCTTTTAAAACAGTTTCTTGACCTTCTAGAAAGCAAATAAACTGCTGCAAGTAGATAATTTGCCCGAAGGATCGATCTGCATATTTTAAATTAATGGCATCTTGCACCGAAAAATCGATATTCCCTGAAATATCTCTTTGTTTAGCTCTGTCAATAAAAGCCGATAAATAATCAAAACCGGACAAAGCTTGAAAACCCAATTCCTGCATAGCTAGCAAAATTCTCCCACCACCAGTCCCAGCTTCTAATGTTGTTTTTTGGGGATCTAAATACTTTTCTATCAGAAATTTTTCGGGAAAAATTAATCCATCTTTATCTGCCCAAAAATCAAACTCTGTGGTACTGAAAAAATCATCAATGCTAATCATTAATATTTCCTTGTCACGTATTTAATTTACTAGTTTAGATTAAGGAAGAAGGAAGAAGGAAGGGGGAATGAGTTAAGCTTGCCATATACCTGATAACTATACTATTTAAATTTAAGTAGTGAACTAAACGAGTAGGAACTGTGCAAATAACTTTTTTAGGAACTAGTTCAGGAGTACCCACTAGAGGTAGAAATGTTTCTAGTGTAGGTTTACGCCTCGATATGCGAGCAGAAGTTTGGCTGTTTGATTGTGGGGAGGGAACTCAACATCAATTATTGCGTAGTGATTTGAAAATTAGCCAGATTACTCGAATTTTCATTACTCATACTCATGGAGATCATATTTTTGGATTGATGGGTTTATTGGCTACTTATGGATTAGCTGGTAGTCCGACTCAAATAGATATTTATGGACCTCCTGGATTGCAAGAGTATTTACGAGCTTGTCAAAAATACTCTCATACTCACTTGTCTTATCCTCTCAGGGTTCATGTAGTCGAACCTGGGATAGTTTATGAAGATGGAGAGTATATAGTTAGCTGTGAGCCATTAAAACATCGAGTGACAGCTTTTGGCTACCGCATCGCGGAAAAAGACCGTGCGGGGCGATTTAATGTGGAGCAAGCTGCTGCTTTGGGTATACCTTCAGGCCCGATTTATGGCAAGCTGAAACGGGGTGAAAATGTAACTCTAGCTGATGGTCGGTTGATCAAGGGAAGTGACTTGTGCGCGCCGCCAGAAGCAGGACGCAAGGTAGTTTACTGTACCGATACGGTTTATTGCGATAATGCTGTCACTTTGGCTCAAGAAGCCGATGTTTTAATCCACGAAGCCACATTTTCTCATCAAGATGCTCAATTAGCTTTTGAAAGATTGCACTCAACTTCAACTATGGCGGCTCAAGTTGCTTTGGGTGCGGGGGTAAAGCACTTGATAATGACTCACTTTAGTCCTAGATATGCTCCTGGTAATGCTTTGATGTTAGAGGATTTGCTGAAAGAAGCCAGAGCTATTTTCCCTAACACAGAACTAGCGTATGATTTTATGACCTATGCTGTTCCTAGAAGGCTAGATCGCAGTTTAGTAACGTCATAGCTGTAGCATTTCCTCCCAACTCAGTTTGAATCATTGGCGGCTCATCTTCTAAGAGCATTTCAATCACTTCACACAAATTATCTTGTAACTCATCCAATGTTTCTCCTTGAGAATGTGCCCCAGGAAATCCAGGAACATAGCCAACATAGAGCTTCGTGTCAGAATCTTTCTCAACAATCCCAGTAAAAGTTTTCATACTTAAAGTAAGGTGAGGAAGATGGCAGCGATCGCTAACTCTCTACCTACAGCTTACCTAACGAAAGGGCGATCGCCCTTTCGTTAACTCAATCTTAAACTCGAATTTGCTGACTGAGTAAATTCCGCACTAGATCTCGATCAATGGGTTCTGAAAACAGATATCCCTGTCCAAATTCACAGCCAATAGCTTTGAGGTGAACTAATTGAGCCGTAGTTTCCACCCCAGCCGCAGTGGTTCCCATGCCGAGTTCATGAGCAATAGTAACAATTTGTTTGACTATCTCTAAACTTTCTTCATCGACATCAATTTGCCCGATTAAAGAGCGATCGATCTTCAACATATCAAAGTGCTGATATGAACTTAAAGACG harbors:
- a CDS encoding glycosyltransferase family A protein; translation: MLVFIIPVKNKKISRSWDLLSKLFERCLKSLCNQTSPNFRVVVVCNEKPDTQFDHPHIHYVNVDFPPPISESDEPENSTGYAYGQSQKINKQNADKARRIAKGLEYAERFNPSYFMVVDADDCVNRHLSEFVEQHQDVDGWLLKKGYVYREGSKLLWLNRKTFNEVCGTSLIMKYSWRNALFPRPDFYNHLFKQIPGANVKQLPFVGAIYSIGNGENIYMGSHTQTAIKKQVFQGGILVFLQKALKYRLSWLTKSLINDFSLYTVSG
- a CDS encoding class I SAM-dependent methyltransferase; this translates as MISIDDFFSTTEFDFWADKDGLIFPEKFLIEKYLDPQKTTLEAGTGGGRILLAMQELGFQALSGFDYLSAFIDRAKQRDISGNIDFSVQDAINLKYADRSFGQIIYLQQFICFLEGQETVLKALQEASRVLQPGGKALFSVVSLDVRKRSWIHRLYISYISILRKLRTSNRSIQYLPWLTIEGHKFNFNSLIDGGPQAYWFRISELAQMLSSVNLQIIAIGSNYQINQGKMCSHLDELPKEPLKGILYVVCCKQNE
- a CDS encoding ribonuclease Z codes for the protein MQITFLGTSSGVPTRGRNVSSVGLRLDMRAEVWLFDCGEGTQHQLLRSDLKISQITRIFITHTHGDHIFGLMGLLATYGLAGSPTQIDIYGPPGLQEYLRACQKYSHTHLSYPLRVHVVEPGIVYEDGEYIVSCEPLKHRVTAFGYRIAEKDRAGRFNVEQAAALGIPSGPIYGKLKRGENVTLADGRLIKGSDLCAPPEAGRKVVYCTDTVYCDNAVTLAQEADVLIHEATFSHQDAQLAFERLHSTSTMAAQVALGAGVKHLIMTHFSPRYAPGNALMLEDLLKEARAIFPNTELAYDFMTYAVPRRLDRSLVTS
- a CDS encoding type II toxin-antitoxin system HicB family antitoxin — protein: MKTFTGIVEKDSDTKLYVGYVPGFPGAHSQGETLDELQDNLCEVIEMLLEDEPPMIQTELGGNATAMTLLNCDLAF